Proteins encoded within one genomic window of Carassius auratus strain Wakin unplaced genomic scaffold, ASM336829v1 scaf_tig00215630, whole genome shotgun sequence:
- the LOC113095183 gene encoding beta-1,4-mannosyl-glycoprotein 4-beta-N-acetylglucosaminyltransferase-like: protein MKMRRHRVFLICTVGLCVISFLHYYKALHYVSLLRELSAPYPNIKSFIMVTGFFWKEGNTPLSSASPEEGPPLLHRLSDSKPRAGGGLVLDTGQEPEAPQPWKRPEDPQHRSLGPTEVHKGGLVAWQPSSPTNQKPDPQRDSAIRDSLNKLQLHHASTPDPLESLGDLHRRIHVLQNDRTPYFVRTKAGALCFRQGTEVAPPKDETLKARPSIAGIGQRRILQKPDESHTSAKSVEESGAAQGKPKRGKRLVKCVCRPGWHGPYCGVPTMVYHSNLPTKERLTPRETPRRVINAINVNHEFDLLHVRFRELIRAVDLFLVCESNFTAYGERRPLRFLHLMLNGTYDYVRHKILYVFLDHFPDGGRQDGWIADDYLRTFLTRDGMARIRGVRSDDVFLINDADEIPAQEGVLFLKLFDGWTEPFAIHMRKSLFGFFWKQLGSLEVVSGCTVGMLRDVYDNDGIRLRRREYYTMAGFRKYENDTGHILVQWSVGSPFHFAGWHCSWCFTPEGIHFKLISAQNGDFPRWGDYEDKRDLNYIKELIRTGGWFDGSVQEYPPSDPKEHMYAPKYMLDNYDHYRYLLENPYAKPSNPGGG, encoded by the exons ATGAAAATGAGACGTCACAGGGTTTTCTTGATTTGCACGGTGGGACTGTGTGTCATTTCCTTCCTGCATTACTACAAGGCTCTCCACTACGTGTCCCTGCTGAGGGAGTTGTCTGCACCTTACCCTAACATCAAATCCTTCATCATGGTCACTGGTTTCTTCTGGAAGGAGGGCAACACCCCGCTGTCGAGTGCCTCCCCAGAGGAAGGCCCTCCGCTGCTGCACAGGCTGTCGGACAGCAAGCCCCGGGCCGGAGGAGGCCTGGTGCTCGACACCGGACAAGAACCTGAAGCACCACAGCCGTGGAAGAGACCTGAAGATCCGCAGCACAGGAGCTTGGGCCCTACAGAG GTCCATAAGGGAGGTTTGGTCGCCTGGCAGCCCAGCAGCCCGACCAACCAGAAGCCCGACCCGCAGAGAGACTCTGCAATCAGAGACTCGTTGAACAAGCTTCAGCTGCATCACGCATCGACTCCGGACCCGCTGGAATCCCTGGGCGACCTGCACCGCCGCATCCATGTCCTCCAGAATGACCGCACCCCTTATTTCGTCCGCACCAAAGCAGGCGCTCTGTGCTTCCGTCAGGGGACGGAGGTGGCACCGCCTAAAGACGAGACACTGAAAGCAAGACCCAGCATAGCTGGAATCGGCCAGCGCAGAATACTGCAGAAGCCTGACGAGTCACACACCTCAGCAAAATCAGTGGAGGAGTCCGGAGCTGCTCAAGGGAAACCCAAGCGGGGCAAGCGGCTGGTGAAGTGCGTCTGTCGGCCTGGGTGGCATGGTCCTTACTGTGGAGTGCCCACTATGGTGTACCACTCCAATCTGCCCACGAAAGAGAGACTGACCCCTCGTGAGACGCCTCGACGTGTCATAAACGCCATCAACGTGAACCATGAGTTTGACTTGTTGCACGTGCGCTTCCGTGAGCTCATCCGGGCCGTGGATCTCTTCCTCGTGTGCGAGTCCAACTTCACAGCATATGGGGAGAGGCGTCCGCTGAGGTTCCTGCACCTGATGCTCAACGGAACGTATGATTACGTGCGCCACAAGATCCTCTACGTCTTCCTGGACCATTTCCCAGACGGCGGCCGACAGGATGGATGGATCGCCGACGACTACCTGCGCACGTTCCTGACTCGCGATGGCATGGCGCGGATCAGGGGTGTGCggtctgatgatgtttttctaatCAATGATGCAGATGAAATTCCAGCTCAGGAAGGAGTCCTTTTCCTTAAGCTTTTCGATGGCTGGACGGAGCCTTTTGCCATCCACATGCGGAAGTCCCTGTTTGGGTTTTTCTGGAAGCAGCTGGGCTCCCTCGAGGTGGTGTCCGGATGCACCGTCGGGATGCTGAGAGACGTCTACGATAACGATGGGATTCGGCTCCGGAGGCGGGAGTACTACACCATGGCAGGATTCCGGAAGTACGAGAATGACACCGGACACATCTTGGTGCAGTGGTCGGTCGGAAGTCCTTTCCATTTCGCAGGCTGGCACTGCTCCTGGTGTTTCACACCAGAGGGAATACACTTTAAACTCATTTCGGCCCAGAACGGGGACTTTCCTCGCTGGGGTGACTACGAAGACAAACGTGATCTCAACTACATAAAGGAGCTGATCCGAACGGGGGGCTGGTTTGACGGCTCTGTGCAAGAGTACCCACCCTCGGACCCTAAGGAGCACATGTATGCCCCCAAATACATGTTAGATAATTACGATCACTACCGATACTTGTTGGAGAACCCTTACGCCAAGCCGTCCAACCCAGGAGGCGGGTAG